The window ATAAAGGCTATGAACTTACCCGATATAAAAGTCAACCCACATTTCACTAAGGATATATTTTTAACCAAAAGTAGGGATAAGAGTAACAGCAGCATGGACAATGAACATGGATTAAGACCATTAACGATCCCGATAACAAACATCTTTAGGAGATTAAAGCCGTCAAAGGTATCTTTCATTTGCTCATTCTTTGTCCTTATAGACGTCAGAATAGGGGTTGTTGGTCGTAAGCCACTTCTTATTTCCGACAAAAGCACGTCAAGTCCTGATTGAATATCTTTTTCACCTTTATAGTATGTATCCCCAACAAATAAAATAGGGGTAGATGTTTCTTCTGGTTTTAGACCATAATGCTCAAGATAGGCTAAATAGGTATCATAGGCACTTCCTTCATAATAGCTGATATTATGGCGCATAAAGTTAATGGTTATCTGTAGGTCAGCGGCCTCTATCTGATTCATAAACCTATTAATTTGCTCCTTAGCTTCTGTACAATTTTCACATAAATTCACATAGAAATAGACAAAATCTATGGACTCACCTGGAACATCTTCCATGGAGACAATCCTGTCTTTTCCCATAACCGTTGTTGACGATAATAAAAAAATAATGACTAGTGTGATGTTTAGTGCGTGTAAACGTATTTTTTGATTCTGCGTTCTTTTTAACATAATGATCTCCAATTCGTCCGTAATGAAATTAGTATAGCTTGCATGAGACATAATAGCAATGGGATTATTTCAAGATAAGAGTGAAATACATTTCTTTTTTCATACCATGACAAAAATTGTGACAGATTCATAAATTATGAAACACACAATCCTGTGCAACAAAGATAAAATAATATTAGTTATCAAGTCATTTAGCTTCACGGATGATAACAACTAAAACTAAATGAAAGTAGGGGAAAACATGAAAAAGTTATCCATATTCATGGTACTTGTAATGCTTGTATCATTGTTGGCAGGATGCAGTACGAAGAAAGAAAAAAGTACGCCAGATAGTGAAAGTTCAATGGTGACAACAGCAGAAAATGAAGGTGGTGAAGAAGAGGCAGAAGAACAACCACCTGCTGAAGAGGAAGTGGTTGAAGAAACCTTTGACTTTGGCGGTATGGAAGTTGTTGTTGCTTCACCTTGGGCAACGGATTTAACACCAGGTAGTTCCCGTGGTAACGATATGTTAATTGAAAGAATTGCAGAAGTAGAAGAGAAATACAACGTGAAAATTATATATAAGGATTGCAGCGATGATCAAATTGGGGGGAACTATTTTCAGTTAGCCGTTCAAGGCATGTTAAGTGGAGAAACTTTGGGTGATCTTATTTATTGCCGAACAGGTGATTATGTTGCATGGAAAGATGCTGGTGTCTTGCAAGATTTGAATCCTTATGCTCATATTCTTAATCTTGACAATACGAAAAAATGGTCAAAACTCATTCTGGATAACACGACAGAAGGGAATGAAACCTATGGATTAGCCACAAATCCAATCCCATTATATACGTTTATCACCTTTAATAAACGATTATTTGATGAAGCCGGATTAGACTATCCATATGCTTATATCAAAAATGGTCAGTGGGATTTCAACAAAATAGCAGAAGTGGCTAAGAAGTTAACCATCGATACAGATGGTGATGGTACCGTGGACCAATATGGTTTAACAGCTTATAGTCCAGCATCTTTAGGTCAATCCATGATTATTGCTAATGGTGGTCGTATGATCGATCATGAAAAGGGTAAGCCCTTATTTGTTGCAGATGAACCAAAAACCATGGAAGCTCTAAACATCTTTCACCAATGGTATAATGTTGAGAAATTTGTTGTGCCGTTACAAGAAGGTGAATGGGATTCTCAGGTAAAATTATTTGAATCTGGCAAAGTAGCCATGATGGCTGGATCCGATTGGATGTTGACACGTTTCAATAATAATCTAGAAGATGAATTTGGAATTGTATTTTTCCCACAAGGACCATCATCAGATGGTACCTATAAATCTCTGATTCCTAAACTTAGCTTTTATGTGCTACCCGTTTCAACCACGAAAGATAAAGAAAAATTATTAACGGTCTACGCAGCACTTACTGAACCCTATTATGACGACCCATTAGAAGGCTATATCGAAGGTATAGAAGAAAGAGTGCATGATGAAGAGTCCTTACAAACGTTAATTGATTATCAAAAGGAAGAAAATGGTGGAGAATTGGTTTTCTCACCTATATCCAATTATGCCCTTGATTGGTCAGCACCTGAAGATATTCGCGTGTCACCTACACTTTTTAATCGTATTGTTGAAGGTGAAGCACCATCCGCAGTCATTGAAGAAAAGAAAGCAGCTATACAACAGTATCTAAAAGATATGTTTGGTGAATAAATTGTTTCAAGTCATTGTCCTTTTGGAGGTATATGTATGAAGAAAATACGTGTAATGGTACTCGTAATAAGTATTGTTTTAATATCCACAACCAATAGAGCCCAGATGACAAAGGAAAGCAATAGGGATATCCTCGTCGTTTCTAGGGAAAACAGCTATGACCAATACCTTCAAAATTATGGTAAATACGAGCATCCTGATACCAATGTATTCATTCAAATGGGTAAAGACATTGTGGATTCAGAAGGCATTAAAATTGTCAGTCATTATGAGAGCTCCACAGGAGAATCTGTGGTCATGGATGAATCAGGTTTTGTAGAATGGGCAGTAGAGGTTGAACAGGAAGGCTTATATAACTTATTCATAGCGTATTATCCCATGGAAGGAAGAAGTTCTACTATTGAAAGAAGTATTTCTATTAATGACCAGATCCCCTTTGATGGTGCTTCAAACATTGTTTTTAATCGGGTATGGGTGGATATTGAACCCATTAAGAAAGATGCCCGGGGTAATGATGTAAGACCCATGCAAGTAGAAGTGCCAAGATGGCAAACGCAGTACATTTCAGATGCCATGGGATACTACACAGAGCCCTATGCATTCTATTTCAAAAAAGGCAGGAATACCATTCGCCTTGAATCCGTTCGTGAACCCATGGTTATCAATCAACTAGCATTAAAACAAGCCAAAACGGTACCAACTTATGAGGAAATAAAGACAATCTATGACGCAAAGGGATATCAACCTGTTGAACAACAGGTTATAAAAATTCAAGCTGAACAAGCTGCTTATAAATCAGACCCAACTCTTTATGCCATTACGGATCGTTCATCACCAGCAACAGAACCTAATCATGGGTCTAAAATTGCTCTGAATGCTATAGGTGGTGAAAAATGGAAAACGCCTGGCCAAACCATTACATGGGTCTTCGACGTTCCAGAGAGTGGGTTATACAACATTGCACTAAAAGAAAGGCAAAACTTTCAAAGTGGTTTGTATGTCAGCCGTAAATTGATGATAGATGGTGAAGCACCGTTCAAGGAAATGGAAAATCTGAATTTTAACTATGAGAATGCGTGGCGGGTGACTCCGCTTAAGGATGAAACAGAACCCTATTCATTCTATCTTGAGAAAGGTACTCATGAGTTAACACTAGAAGTGACATTAGGTGACTTATCCCATATCATTCGGGTTGTGGAAGATTCTGTTTATCAACTCAACAGCATCTATAGGAAAATTCTCATGATTACGGGTTCATCACCGGATAAATATCGGGATTATGCCCTGGATAAAAAGCTGCCAAAAGAAATGGAAGTTCTGACGTACCAAAGCAACGTGTTAGCTGAGGTTTCAAACATGCTCATTGAACAAGTTGGAAAAAAAGGGGCTAATTCAGCTATACTTGATAAATTGTCTTATCAATTAAAGGATTTTGCCCAAAAGCCTTATAAAATTCCGAAAAGCTTTAAAACCTTTAAGGACAATATTTCAAGCCTGGGTACATGGCTCTTGGAAAGCAGAGAACAGAAACTTGAACTTGATTATATCTTAATCACTTCGCCAGGTACACCATTACCTAAAGCGGATCATGGCTTCTTAAAAAAGATGGCTCATGAAGCAGAGCTTTTTATATACTCCTTCTTTGAAGATTACAATTCCATTGGTGATGTGGAGGATGGAGAAGAAGTACTGACCGTATGGATTGATACAGGACGGGATCAAGCACAAGTCTTGAAAAACATGATTGACGATACATTTACACCTCGGTCTGGGGTGAAGGTTAACTTAAGGCTGGTTGCTCCTAATGTACTGCTTCCTGCAACGGTTGCAGGTCGTGGACCAGATGTAGCGGTTCAGGCATTTAACCAAATAGCCGTTAACTATGCTATTAGAAACGCCGTCCAAGATTTAACAGCTTTTAGCGATTTTGACAGTGTGAAGGATCGATTTTATAAAAGTGCCATGGTGCCTTTCGAGTTTGAAGGAGGGTACTATGGCCTGCCAGAAACACAGGTTTATCCCATGTTATTCTATCGTACCGATATTTTTAAAGAATTGAACTTAGAACCACCCCAGACATGGCAGGATGTCTATGATATCTTACCTGTTATCCAGAAAAAATACATGGATTTTGT is drawn from Vallitalea pronyensis and contains these coding sequences:
- a CDS encoding ABC transporter substrate-binding protein; the encoded protein is MKKLSIFMVLVMLVSLLAGCSTKKEKSTPDSESSMVTTAENEGGEEEAEEQPPAEEEVVEETFDFGGMEVVVASPWATDLTPGSSRGNDMLIERIAEVEEKYNVKIIYKDCSDDQIGGNYFQLAVQGMLSGETLGDLIYCRTGDYVAWKDAGVLQDLNPYAHILNLDNTKKWSKLILDNTTEGNETYGLATNPIPLYTFITFNKRLFDEAGLDYPYAYIKNGQWDFNKIAEVAKKLTIDTDGDGTVDQYGLTAYSPASLGQSMIIANGGRMIDHEKGKPLFVADEPKTMEALNIFHQWYNVEKFVVPLQEGEWDSQVKLFESGKVAMMAGSDWMLTRFNNNLEDEFGIVFFPQGPSSDGTYKSLIPKLSFYVLPVSTTKDKEKLLTVYAALTEPYYDDPLEGYIEGIEERVHDEESLQTLIDYQKEENGGELVFSPISNYALDWSAPEDIRVSPTLFNRIVEGEAPSAVIEEKKAAIQQYLKDMFGE
- a CDS encoding extracellular solute-binding protein; amino-acid sequence: MKKIRVMVLVISIVLISTTNRAQMTKESNRDILVVSRENSYDQYLQNYGKYEHPDTNVFIQMGKDIVDSEGIKIVSHYESSTGESVVMDESGFVEWAVEVEQEGLYNLFIAYYPMEGRSSTIERSISINDQIPFDGASNIVFNRVWVDIEPIKKDARGNDVRPMQVEVPRWQTQYISDAMGYYTEPYAFYFKKGRNTIRLESVREPMVINQLALKQAKTVPTYEEIKTIYDAKGYQPVEQQVIKIQAEQAAYKSDPTLYAITDRSSPATEPNHGSKIALNAIGGEKWKTPGQTITWVFDVPESGLYNIALKERQNFQSGLYVSRKLMIDGEAPFKEMENLNFNYENAWRVTPLKDETEPYSFYLEKGTHELTLEVTLGDLSHIIRVVEDSVYQLNSIYRKILMITGSSPDKYRDYALDKKLPKEMEVLTYQSNVLAEVSNMLIEQVGKKGANSAILDKLSYQLKDFAQKPYKIPKSFKTFKDNISSLGTWLLESREQKLELDYILITSPGTPLPKADHGFLKKMAHEAELFIYSFFEDYNSIGDVEDGEEVLTVWIDTGRDQAQVLKNMIDDTFTPRSGVKVNLRLVAPNVLLPATVAGRGPDVAVQAFNQIAVNYAIRNAVQDLTAFSDFDSVKDRFYKSAMVPFEFEGGYYGLPETQVYPMLFYRTDIFKELNLEPPQTWQDVYDILPVIQKKYMDFVIPVSTPGLPQNGGRPGLGLQSYQMYLYQNGGTLYKEKGMSSALNQEAAIASFKKWTALFTNYKLPIEYNFFNRFRIGEVPIGISDFTVYNQLAVAAPEIRGLWEFIPIPGTRKEDGTIDRSTGSNGQTCIMLKSSQYKEEAWAFMKWWTSADAQIRYAREMESIMGAAARYPTANVEALKQLPWPYKDYVSLSQQWEWVKGVPEVPGGYFTPRHMDNAFRSVLYEGEDPRETLLDYVLIINQEIDTKRKEFGLELDPDRYENKEVTE
- a CDS encoding cytochrome c biogenesis CcdA family protein, with translation MLKRTQNQKIRLHALNITLVIIFLLSSTTVMGKDRIVSMEDVPGESIDFVYFYVNLCENCTEAKEQINRFMNQIEAADLQITINFMRHNISYYEGSAYDTYLAYLEHYGLKPEETSTPILFVGDTYYKGEKDIQSGLDVLLSEIRSGLRPTTPILTSIRTKNEQMKDTFDGFNLLKMFVIGIVNGLNPCSLSMLLLLLSLLLVKNISLVKCGLTFISGKFIAFILLGTLLFQNLSKLNQSYLFYTKLAISSFIILLAVFNIYDFYMSKWERYGKIKNQLPSGLRRLNHIIIEKLSSPTRQWLLYISLFALGIILAISEFLCTGQIYLITINYMIKTTSELSLLAVSYLVIYALGFIIPPTLVILIIVKTNELFNITEFIRKKMPYIKLITAITLIILGVLTLFL